The following coding sequences lie in one Phyllopteryx taeniolatus isolate TA_2022b chromosome 4, UOR_Ptae_1.2, whole genome shotgun sequence genomic window:
- the klhl5 gene encoding kelch-like protein 5 isoform X3, whose translation MGTSNSSATLSSCASMEPCVCPEDGAFTAPSHADVTFRKMEGYLRSRQLCDVTLVAGDRRIPAHRLVLSSVSDYFAAMFTSDVREAKQDEVKMEGVDPDALWVLVQYAYTGRLELREDTIESLLSASCLLQLSSAVQACCSFLMKQLHPSNCIGISSYANAQGCHDLRRVAHTYTMEHFAEVVGAQEFTLLPVDEMERLLTSDDINVPDEETVVTALLTWVHHDAAARQRDLPQLLAHVRLPLLQPQFLADLEASPALRDSADCQRLLLEGMKYHLLPQRRPLLQSPRTRPRKATVGAMFAVGGMDATKGATSIEQYCLRRDTWKQVAAMSGRRLQFGVAVLKGRLYVVGGRDGLKTLNTVECYNPRCKSWSVMPPISTHRHGLGVAVLEGPMYAVGGHDGWSYLSTVERWDPQARQWSFVASMATPRSTAGVAVLHSKLYAVGGRDGSSCLRSVECFDPHTNRWTACAPMAKRRGGVGVATWHGFLYAIGGHDAPASSLASRLSNCVERYDPQTDLWTAVAPMSLRRDAVGVCLLGDRLYAVGGYDGQVYLSTVEAYDPQTNEWTQVAPLCLGRAGASVVVVKM comes from the exons GACGTCCAACAGCAGCGCCACGCTGTCCTCGTGCGCGTCGATGGAGCCGTGCGTGTGTCCGGAGGACGGCGCGTTCACCGCACCGTCCCACGCTGACGTCACCTTCCGCAAGATGGAGGGCTACTTGAGGAGTCGACAGCTGTGCGATGTCACGCTGGTGGCTGGTGACAGGCGGATCCCCGCGCACAG GCTGGTTCTCTCGTCCGTGTCTGACTACTTTGCGGCCATGTTCACCAGCGACGTGCGGGAGGCCAAGCAGGACGAGGTGAAGATGGAGGGTGTTGACCCAGATGCATTGTGGGTCCTGGTGCAGTATGCTTACACGG GGCGTCTGGAGTTGAGGGAGGACACCATCGAGTCTCTGCTGTCCGCCTCTTGTCTGCTGCAGTTGTCTTCTGCGGTGCAAGCTTGCTGTTCCTTCCTCATGAAGCAGCTCCACCCCTCCAATTGCATCGGCATCAGCTCCTACGCCAACGCTCAGGGCTGCCACGACCTGCGCAGGGTCGCTCACACCTACACTATG GAACACTTTGCGGAGGTGGTCGGGGCCCAAGAGTTCACGCTGCTTCCGGTGGACGAGATGGAGAGGCTGCTCACGTCCGACGACATCAACGTTCCGGACGAGGAGACGGTCGTAACCGCTTTGCTGACGTGGGTGCATCACGACGCGGCGGCGCGACAACGTGACCTGCCGCAGCTTCTCGCTCATGTCAGATTGCCGCTGCTGCAGCCGCAG tttCTAGCAGACCTGGAGGCCAGCCCCGCGCTTCGAGACAGCGCCGACTGCCAGCGGCTGTTGCTGGAGGGAATGAAGTACCACCTCCTGCCCCAGCGTCGGCCCCTGCTTCAGAGCCCGCGCACGCGGCCCCGCAAGGCCACCGTCGGCGCCATGTTCGCTGTTGGCGGAATGGACGCCACAAAAG GTGCTACTAGCATCGAGCAGTACTGTCTACGGCGGGACACGTGGAAGCAGGTGGCGGCCATGAGCGGTCGGAGGCTCCAGTTCGGCGTGGCCGTCCTGAAGGGTCGCCTCTACGTGGTGGGGGGCCGAGACGGACTCAAGACCCTCAACACGGTGGAGTGTTACAACCCTCGCTGCAAGAGCTGGAGTGTCATGCCGCCCATTTCCACGCACAGACACGGCCTCG GCGTCGCCGTCCTGGAAGGGCCGATGTACGCCGTAGGAGGACACGACGGCTGGAGCTACCTCAGCACAGTAGAAAG GTGGGATCCTCAAGCTCGCCAGTGGAGCTTCGTTGCCAGCATGGCCACTCCCAGAAGCACCGCGGGAGTGGCAGTACTCCATAGCAA GTTGTACGCAGTCGGAGGTCGCGACGGTTCCTCCTGCCTGCGCTCCGTGGAGTGTTTTGACCCGCACACCAACAG GTGGACCGCTTGTGCTCCCATGGCGAAACGGCGCGGCGGCGTGGGCGTGGCCACGTGGCACGGCTTCCTGTACGCCATCGGCGGTCACGATGCGCCCGCCTCGTCTCTGGCGTCGCGGCTGAGTAACTGTGTGGAGCG GTATGACCCTCAGACTGACTTGTGGACGGCCGTGGCCCCCATGAGCCTCAGGAGAGACGCGGTGGGGGTTTGTCTCCTTGGCGACCGTCTGTACGCCGTCGGCGGCTACGACGGCCAAGTCTACCTCAGTACGGTGGAGGCCTACGACCCGCAGACCAACGAGTGGACTCAg GTAGCGCCGCTGTGTCTGGGCCGGGCCGGAGCgagtgtggtggtggtcaaAATGTGA
- the klhl5 gene encoding kelch-like protein 5 isoform X4, producing MTSNSSATLSSCASMEPCVCPEDGAFTAPSHADVTFRKMEGYLRSRQLCDVTLVAGDRRIPAHRLVLSSVSDYFAAMFTSDVREAKQDEVKMEGVDPDALWVLVQYAYTGRLELREDTIESLLSASCLLQLSSAVQACCSFLMKQLHPSNCIGISSYANAQGCHDLRRVAHTYTMEHFAEVVGAQEFTLLPVDEMERLLTSDDINVPDEETVVTALLTWVHHDAAARQRDLPQLLAHVRLPLLQPQFLADLEASPALRDSADCQRLLLEGMKYHLLPQRRPLLQSPRTRPRKATVGAMFAVGGMDATKGATSIEQYCLRRDTWKQVAAMSGRRLQFGVAVLKGRLYVVGGRDGLKTLNTVECYNPRCKSWSVMPPISTHRHGLGVAVLEGPMYAVGGHDGWSYLSTVERWDPQARQWSFVASMATPRSTAGVAVLHSKLYAVGGRDGSSCLRSVECFDPHTNRWTACAPMAKRRGGVGVATWHGFLYAIGGHDAPASSLASRLSNCVERYDPQTDLWTAVAPMSLRRDAVGVCLLGDRLYAVGGYDGQVYLSTVEAYDPQTNEWTQVAPLCLGRAGASVVVVKM from the exons GACGTCCAACAGCAGCGCCACGCTGTCCTCGTGCGCGTCGATGGAGCCGTGCGTGTGTCCGGAGGACGGCGCGTTCACCGCACCGTCCCACGCTGACGTCACCTTCCGCAAGATGGAGGGCTACTTGAGGAGTCGACAGCTGTGCGATGTCACGCTGGTGGCTGGTGACAGGCGGATCCCCGCGCACAG GCTGGTTCTCTCGTCCGTGTCTGACTACTTTGCGGCCATGTTCACCAGCGACGTGCGGGAGGCCAAGCAGGACGAGGTGAAGATGGAGGGTGTTGACCCAGATGCATTGTGGGTCCTGGTGCAGTATGCTTACACGG GGCGTCTGGAGTTGAGGGAGGACACCATCGAGTCTCTGCTGTCCGCCTCTTGTCTGCTGCAGTTGTCTTCTGCGGTGCAAGCTTGCTGTTCCTTCCTCATGAAGCAGCTCCACCCCTCCAATTGCATCGGCATCAGCTCCTACGCCAACGCTCAGGGCTGCCACGACCTGCGCAGGGTCGCTCACACCTACACTATG GAACACTTTGCGGAGGTGGTCGGGGCCCAAGAGTTCACGCTGCTTCCGGTGGACGAGATGGAGAGGCTGCTCACGTCCGACGACATCAACGTTCCGGACGAGGAGACGGTCGTAACCGCTTTGCTGACGTGGGTGCATCACGACGCGGCGGCGCGACAACGTGACCTGCCGCAGCTTCTCGCTCATGTCAGATTGCCGCTGCTGCAGCCGCAG tttCTAGCAGACCTGGAGGCCAGCCCCGCGCTTCGAGACAGCGCCGACTGCCAGCGGCTGTTGCTGGAGGGAATGAAGTACCACCTCCTGCCCCAGCGTCGGCCCCTGCTTCAGAGCCCGCGCACGCGGCCCCGCAAGGCCACCGTCGGCGCCATGTTCGCTGTTGGCGGAATGGACGCCACAAAAG GTGCTACTAGCATCGAGCAGTACTGTCTACGGCGGGACACGTGGAAGCAGGTGGCGGCCATGAGCGGTCGGAGGCTCCAGTTCGGCGTGGCCGTCCTGAAGGGTCGCCTCTACGTGGTGGGGGGCCGAGACGGACTCAAGACCCTCAACACGGTGGAGTGTTACAACCCTCGCTGCAAGAGCTGGAGTGTCATGCCGCCCATTTCCACGCACAGACACGGCCTCG GCGTCGCCGTCCTGGAAGGGCCGATGTACGCCGTAGGAGGACACGACGGCTGGAGCTACCTCAGCACAGTAGAAAG GTGGGATCCTCAAGCTCGCCAGTGGAGCTTCGTTGCCAGCATGGCCACTCCCAGAAGCACCGCGGGAGTGGCAGTACTCCATAGCAA GTTGTACGCAGTCGGAGGTCGCGACGGTTCCTCCTGCCTGCGCTCCGTGGAGTGTTTTGACCCGCACACCAACAG GTGGACCGCTTGTGCTCCCATGGCGAAACGGCGCGGCGGCGTGGGCGTGGCCACGTGGCACGGCTTCCTGTACGCCATCGGCGGTCACGATGCGCCCGCCTCGTCTCTGGCGTCGCGGCTGAGTAACTGTGTGGAGCG GTATGACCCTCAGACTGACTTGTGGACGGCCGTGGCCCCCATGAGCCTCAGGAGAGACGCGGTGGGGGTTTGTCTCCTTGGCGACCGTCTGTACGCCGTCGGCGGCTACGACGGCCAAGTCTACCTCAGTACGGTGGAGGCCTACGACCCGCAGACCAACGAGTGGACTCAg GTAGCGCCGCTGTGTCTGGGCCGGGCCGGAGCgagtgtggtggtggtcaaAATGTGA
- the klhl5 gene encoding kelch-like protein 5 isoform X5 yields MEPCVCPEDGAFTAPSHADVTFRKMEGYLRSRQLCDVTLVAGDRRIPAHRLVLSSVSDYFAAMFTSDVREAKQDEVKMEGVDPDALWVLVQYAYTGRLELREDTIESLLSASCLLQLSSAVQACCSFLMKQLHPSNCIGISSYANAQGCHDLRRVAHTYTMEHFAEVVGAQEFTLLPVDEMERLLTSDDINVPDEETVVTALLTWVHHDAAARQRDLPQLLAHVRLPLLQPQFLADLEASPALRDSADCQRLLLEGMKYHLLPQRRPLLQSPRTRPRKATVGAMFAVGGMDATKGATSIEQYCLRRDTWKQVAAMSGRRLQFGVAVLKGRLYVVGGRDGLKTLNTVECYNPRCKSWSVMPPISTHRHGLGVAVLEGPMYAVGGHDGWSYLSTVERWDPQARQWSFVASMATPRSTAGVAVLHSKLYAVGGRDGSSCLRSVECFDPHTNRWTACAPMAKRRGGVGVATWHGFLYAIGGHDAPASSLASRLSNCVERYDPQTDLWTAVAPMSLRRDAVGVCLLGDRLYAVGGYDGQVYLSTVEAYDPQTNEWTQVAPLCLGRAGASVVVVKM; encoded by the exons ATGGAGCCGTGCGTGTGTCCGGAGGACGGCGCGTTCACCGCACCGTCCCACGCTGACGTCACCTTCCGCAAGATGGAGGGCTACTTGAGGAGTCGACAGCTGTGCGATGTCACGCTGGTGGCTGGTGACAGGCGGATCCCCGCGCACAG GCTGGTTCTCTCGTCCGTGTCTGACTACTTTGCGGCCATGTTCACCAGCGACGTGCGGGAGGCCAAGCAGGACGAGGTGAAGATGGAGGGTGTTGACCCAGATGCATTGTGGGTCCTGGTGCAGTATGCTTACACGG GGCGTCTGGAGTTGAGGGAGGACACCATCGAGTCTCTGCTGTCCGCCTCTTGTCTGCTGCAGTTGTCTTCTGCGGTGCAAGCTTGCTGTTCCTTCCTCATGAAGCAGCTCCACCCCTCCAATTGCATCGGCATCAGCTCCTACGCCAACGCTCAGGGCTGCCACGACCTGCGCAGGGTCGCTCACACCTACACTATG GAACACTTTGCGGAGGTGGTCGGGGCCCAAGAGTTCACGCTGCTTCCGGTGGACGAGATGGAGAGGCTGCTCACGTCCGACGACATCAACGTTCCGGACGAGGAGACGGTCGTAACCGCTTTGCTGACGTGGGTGCATCACGACGCGGCGGCGCGACAACGTGACCTGCCGCAGCTTCTCGCTCATGTCAGATTGCCGCTGCTGCAGCCGCAG tttCTAGCAGACCTGGAGGCCAGCCCCGCGCTTCGAGACAGCGCCGACTGCCAGCGGCTGTTGCTGGAGGGAATGAAGTACCACCTCCTGCCCCAGCGTCGGCCCCTGCTTCAGAGCCCGCGCACGCGGCCCCGCAAGGCCACCGTCGGCGCCATGTTCGCTGTTGGCGGAATGGACGCCACAAAAG GTGCTACTAGCATCGAGCAGTACTGTCTACGGCGGGACACGTGGAAGCAGGTGGCGGCCATGAGCGGTCGGAGGCTCCAGTTCGGCGTGGCCGTCCTGAAGGGTCGCCTCTACGTGGTGGGGGGCCGAGACGGACTCAAGACCCTCAACACGGTGGAGTGTTACAACCCTCGCTGCAAGAGCTGGAGTGTCATGCCGCCCATTTCCACGCACAGACACGGCCTCG GCGTCGCCGTCCTGGAAGGGCCGATGTACGCCGTAGGAGGACACGACGGCTGGAGCTACCTCAGCACAGTAGAAAG GTGGGATCCTCAAGCTCGCCAGTGGAGCTTCGTTGCCAGCATGGCCACTCCCAGAAGCACCGCGGGAGTGGCAGTACTCCATAGCAA GTTGTACGCAGTCGGAGGTCGCGACGGTTCCTCCTGCCTGCGCTCCGTGGAGTGTTTTGACCCGCACACCAACAG GTGGACCGCTTGTGCTCCCATGGCGAAACGGCGCGGCGGCGTGGGCGTGGCCACGTGGCACGGCTTCCTGTACGCCATCGGCGGTCACGATGCGCCCGCCTCGTCTCTGGCGTCGCGGCTGAGTAACTGTGTGGAGCG GTATGACCCTCAGACTGACTTGTGGACGGCCGTGGCCCCCATGAGCCTCAGGAGAGACGCGGTGGGGGTTTGTCTCCTTGGCGACCGTCTGTACGCCGTCGGCGGCTACGACGGCCAAGTCTACCTCAGTACGGTGGAGGCCTACGACCCGCAGACCAACGAGTGGACTCAg GTAGCGCCGCTGTGTCTGGGCCGGGCCGGAGCgagtgtggtggtggtcaaAATGTGA